One genomic segment of Besnoitia besnoiti strain Bb-Ger1 chromosome VII, whole genome shotgun sequence includes these proteins:
- a CDS encoding hypothetical protein (encoded by transcript BESB_076020), giving the protein MVPRFSGALALCCWLMLGYQHGTDALSTGSHVQTLSSETESLRRQESDNKAAEEAGKLAAKVAASAVSAAYHHVFRRWAGISHPDFHYVDVETCKVVLSFGVSKLKKAMGGVTRIREVEVNNKKQQLTITYDERPSFSNATDLSRISSWVGRKLASAPQDEVVPVTEHIFLPSECVADDNSRYFVVMREKEENSERVTAVVVELEFNPGVFVVPRDLSKRAAVNQIMSRRQRSPIEEGVWELLPGCVLFIRLRADLRAAPRLAVNVPLEFVQFQDVNLKHFGNSPLPKECTWHLPSTVGAMTRQDKSQDPDQWDVLLFMTDEPSPVKEVYTIPKGGEVRREMVSDTTE; this is encoded by the exons ATGGTGCCCCGATTCAGCGGCGCCCTGGCACTGTGCTGCTGGCTTATGCTCGGATATCAGCACG GCACTGACGCGCTGTCAACAGGCAGTCACGTGCAGACCCTCTCGAGCGAGACTGAAAGTCTGCGGCGTCAAGAGTCTGACAACAaggctgcagaagaagctggAAAGCTGGCGGCGAAAgtggccgccagcgccgtaTCAGCCGCGTACCACCACGTTTTCAGGCGTTGGGCAGGCATCAGCCATCCGGATTTCCACTACGTTGACGTTGAGACGTGCAAAGTTGTTCTGAGCTTCGGAGTTTCGAAGCTGAAGAAGGCCATGGGAGGTGTCACAAGGATTAGGGAGGTGGAAGTCAACAATAAAAAACAACAGCTAACAATTACGTATGATGAACGACCGAGTTTTTCGAATGCTACAGATCTCAGTCGCATTTCGTCTTGGGTAGGCAGGAAACTTGCAAGCGCCCCGCAAGACGAGGTTGTCCCGGTGACGGAGCACATTTTTCTGCCATCCGAGTGCGTGGCTGACGACAATTCTCGCTACTTCGTCGTCAtgcgagagaaggaggaaaatAGTGAACGCGTAACTGCTGTGGTTGTCGAGCTCGAGTTCAATCCAGGCGTGTTTGTCGTCCCTCGAGATCTTTCAAAGAGAGCAGCAGTCAACCAGATTATGAGCAGGCGACAGCGTTCCCCAATCGAAGAAGGTGTGTGGGAGTTGTTGCCGGGTTGCGTACTGTTCATTAGATTACGTGCAGATCTCCGGGCGGCACCGCGGCTTGCAGTTAACGTACCACTGGAATTTGTTCAATTCCAGGACGTAAACTTGAAGCATTTTGGGAACAGCCCCCTACCGAAGGAATGCACCTGGCATCTACCCAGCACCGTCGGCGCCATGACTCGTCAAGATAAATCGCAGGATCCAGACCAGTGGGACGTTCTTTTGTTCATGACCGATGAGCCCTCGCCGGTGAAAGAAGTCTACACCATTCCGAAAGGTGGTGAAGTCAGACGGGAGATGGTTTCAGATACAACGGAGTAG
- a CDS encoding small rab-related GTPase (encoded by transcript BESB_076010) codes for MTMIEEDFDKTIKVIIVGNGTVGKSSLITRFADGTYTTGYKKTLAVDFIEKHRAIKMNDGSEETLTFLLWDTAGQEEYNSITRAYYRGAGAAVIVFSTTDRASFNAVKEWHRKIKEECGEAICVLVQNKIDLLDQAAVTPAEIEELRQQLNVRLFRTSVKENISIDDVFNYIGCAYLDPTQEEPEPVNDSAQDAPTKVTHLDAQKNCLQHHLKLRREDGASNARHVSRVERFFKRCVTD; via the exons ATGACGATGATTGAAGAGGATTTTGACAAAACTATCAAAGTCATCATTGTGGGGAACGGAACGGTGGGCAAATCCTCGCTCATCACCCGCTTCGCCGACGGGACATACACGACGGGCTACAAAAAAACGCTTGCTGTTGATTTCATTGAGAAACACCGGGCGATTAAAATGAATGATGGAAGCGAGGAAACGCTCACTTTCCTCCTTTGGGACACAGCAGGCCAG GAGGAATACAACAGTATTACCCGAGCCTACTACCGTggagcaggcgctgcagtaATTGTTTTCTCTACCACAGACCGAGCTAGCTTCAATGCAGTCAAAGAATGGCACAG GAAGATTAAAGAAGAATGTGGCGAGGCGATATGTGTACTTGTCCAAAACAAAATTGATTTGCTCGACCAA GCGGCGGTGACCCCAGCGGAAATCGAAGAGTTGAGGCAGCAACTGAATGTTCGACTCTTCCG GACATCAGTGAAGGAAAATATAAGCATCGACGACGTGTTCAACTACATAGGATGTGCGTACCTCGATCCAACGCAGGAGGAGCCCGAACCCGTCAACGACAGTGCTCAG GATGCGCCCACAAAGGTCACTCACTTGGACGCCCAGAAGAACTGTTTGCAGCATCACCTCaagctccgccgcgaggacgGGGCGTCGAATGCGCGACATGTATCTCGTGTGGAACGATTTTTCAAGAGATGCGTGACGGATTAA